Part of the Henckelia pumila isolate YLH828 chromosome 2, ASM3356847v2, whole genome shotgun sequence genome is shown below.
ACTCCGACGGTGTACTTTTATCGTGCCACCGGGTCGAAACACCATCAAGAATCTGTCACGCGGGTGCTCAAAGATTCTCTTAGTCGGGTGCTGGTGCCTTACTACCCTTTCTCGGGTAGATTAAGAGAGACAGAGAATGGGAAGCTCGAGGTGTTTTTCGGACCGGATCAAGGCGCGCTTCTCGTCCAGGCACATTCCGAGAAGGCTTTAGATGATCTTGGAGATTTAACAGTGCCAAATCCTGCTTGGATAAAGTTGATTTACAGGTTCCCCGATGAAGAACAGTACAAAGTCATCGACATGCCGTTACTAATAGCTCAAGTCACTAAATTCACTTGCGGTGGCTTCAGTCTCGGCCTAAGAATCTGCCATTGCCTCTGTGATGGCCTCGGAGCCATGCAGTTCATGAAAGCATGGGCTGAGACGGTAAAAGCCGGCTCTTTGGTTGTTAATCCGAAGCCAACTTGGGGCAGAGAAACCTTCAGGCCTCGCGATCCGCCAGTGGTCGAATTCCCTCATGCCGAATTCAAGCAACTAGACGATGGATCGAGCTTAACAAGAAGTCTCTGGGAAGTGAAGCCGGCTCAAAAATGCTACCGAATAAAACACGAATACCAGGCCCATTTAAAGAGATCAGCGCAACTATCTGGAGCATCAGATTTCTCATGCTCCACCTTCGACGCAGTTGCAGCTCATGTATGGAAATCTTGGGTAAAAGCCCTGAACGTGACGCCCCTGGACTACCAACTCCGCCTCACGTTCTCCGTCAACACGCGCCACAAGATCAAGAACCCGCCGCTGAAAGACGGGTTCTACGGCAACGCACTATGCGTCGCGTGCGCGACCAGCACGGTGGCGAGGCTGGCCAACGGGAGCCTCAACGAGACGGCCCGGTTGGTTAACTCGGCGAGACTAGGCATCTCCGAGAGATACGTGAGATCAACTATTGATTATGTGCAAGTGAACAGGCCAAAGAGGCTGGAATTTGGTGGTAAATTGAGTATAACTCAGTGGACTAGATTTTGTATATATGAATCTGGTGATTTTGGATGGGGGAGGCCGGTTTACGCCGGCCCGATAGACCTTACTCCGACGCCACAGGTTTGTTTATTTCTGCCGGAAGAAGGAGAATCTGATCAAGCTGGTGGAGCTATGGTGCTTTGCATTTGCTTGCCTGAATATGCTTGTTGCAGATTTAAAGAGTACTTGTTGAGTCTCAAACCAGCTGGAAATTAATCAACTACAAACCTAACCAATATGCATGTTATTAAACttgattttatatgttataCTATATACTAATATTGTTGTTGTtaatgaagaaatattttacATATGGATCTCACAAGTTTAAACTTGATATCAATTCCAAGCACATAAATCATGACTCACCAGTACCACACTAGAAAAAGGTTGACAACCTTCAACAAGCAGCTAGCTCCCCATGCATGATTCACGTCTCTCAATTCTGGTTTTTGCTCCTTTCGAAATCCAAGAATCATCGcacatacaactcaatcgacaAAAGAGCCTAGAATAAACAGATTCAGTAAAATCTTGAAACAGAAGctgaaaattttgaagtttttttttttttttttttgtttttgtttttgcttttcATCACCACGTAGTCGCTAAGAAATCGAGAGAAATGGCTGCACAAATGGGGGCTCTTGTTCTGAATTTTCTCCTGTTTGCAACTATGTATTGGGAGAAAAGGCATGTTTCAGCCATGGAATCAAGGGTTTCAAATCGTCCAGTACTGTCATCGACGGTTACTGCGATGTATTTGCTGGGAGACTCCTCAGTTGATTGCGGAGAAAATACTCCGTTTTACAATATTTTACATCAGAACTTGTCCATGTATCCGTGCAATGGCTCTGATTCAAGTCTTGTTCCTCAGTTTCTTGGTAACTCTGCTTTTCTTATATATTTTGCACACAATGGGTTCAAGAAATTTGTGAAAAGATACGAAATTTCTCGGTTATTACTGCCTGATTCCACTGAATTGTAATGGGTTTTCTTGAACTTGATTGGTTCCATTATGGGTTGTTTCCGTTGGTGCAAATTTTCTTTAATCCGAACAGTTAAAAAATGCCCAATGTCAGAGTGTATGCAACTGCACAGTATCAAAGTGCGATCACGGATAGCTGAATTGTACCTGTAAATTCGAATAACATGGTAAACCTTTTTAGGTGTAGTCGATGAAATGAGTGAGTCTGGTGGCTAATCATCTGCGGCTCTTCAATTTTACCAACCATATTAAACTTTCTATGCTCAAGAATTTCGAATCGACTAATGAGTATTAGCATTTTACGCATCGTTCTCATGTTTGTATGAACAAAATCGCTCCTTGGTGCAGCTAATAAGATGGGATTGCAAAGTGCCAAACCATTCTACGGTCAGAATGGCACGATTTATGGGCTTTTAGGTGGAGTGAACTTTGGATCAGCACAAGCAACCATTCTTTCGCCCCGTAGCCGAAGCTACCAATCCCTTAACCAGCAGCTACGACAAGCATTCGAAACAATTCAGCTTTTACAGCTGCACCTTGGTGAGGAACCGGCCAAACATTTTGTCAAATCTTCGTTGTTCTATCTATCATTCGGAAAAGATGATTTCATCAGATACTTCGTTGATAACTCTTCTGGTTTTCGTATCAAATACAATGGGACAGAATTTAGTCGGATTTTAGTTCGTCAGATGACAAATGCTGTGAGAAATCTTTATGCCAGTAATGTAAGGAAGATAATCTGCTCTGGAATTCTACCGTTGGGGTGTGCACCGCATATACTAGTGAAACGTGATGACTCTAATTCCTCGAATGGCGAGGTAAGGGGTTGTCTCGATGAGGTTAACTTGATGATCTTGGAATATAACAGAAAGCTGGAGGAGAATATTGTGGCCATTAATGCGGAGTTGCCAGATGCACATATTATCTTCTGTGATGTTTACCGAGCAATGATGGAGTTCATTGACAATCCTAAGCCTTATGGTACAATTAAACTTTCTTCTTCAACTGATTACAATCACACATTTTGGGACTTCGTAGTTGAGGATCCTGTTGCCTATATGTGATCGGTGTTTTCATATTCAGTTACATTTAATTGTTCTTACTAACCTTGTATGGATGCCGCAAGGTTTAAAAGATTGAGTTCCAACATTATGGTCAGTTATATCATTTGGTACAATGGCAGACGATTGTTCCTTCATGTATGGCTGATTGGTGAAACTTTTGCAGGGATTGAAGATGTGAACACTGCGTGCTGTGGATTAGGCAAATATGGTGGCGTGAGCGGATGCATCTCCACAGACATGGCCTGCCAACGGGCTTCAACTCATATCTGGTGGGACTTATACAACCCGACAGCCACCATCAACTCGTTGATAGCTGATTCAGCCTGGTCCGGCCATCCATTATCTGCCATTAGCCGCCCCGTTACAGTCCAAGAACTCGTCTCAAACGGTGAAAAACCTTAAAACTCTGTACTTGATAGGTGTCTTTTTTTATTTGCAAAAGAATAGTGTGAGTAGAAAAGTGCTAATTTCATATGACATGTTGAAGATAGGTAATCATAATGTAAACCAAATTTGCCTTTTGGAAACATTATTGAAGCCTTGAATGGGGCATATAATCAAAGCATAAAAATTGTACGGTAACAGTAGACAGAACATGAAGAGAATATAGATAAATGATAGGTGAAGAAATCGGTCACCATGAATACATTCCGCGATTAAAATTTagaagaaatattttaataaaagtaTTGCTAGTCCGACAAGGAAATGTAGTTTTGGACCTCCATTATTCTGATTTCCAGGAGCTGAGTTTCCTGGCGAAGGGCCTTTCGCAGGTGTAGGAGCTGATACAGGTTCACCAAAAGCtacacaaaataataataatatgttacaGTAAGCAAATCAGGAAGAAATTTAGTATATTCTAAATGGAATTCTTGAAACACTGGTTTCTTCAAAAAGTAAAAGGATAGGATGTGAAAATGTACCTGCACAAGCACTGATTGGTGGGGTGTTGACACGACAAACAGAAGGCAACATGAGGGCCTTATATTTGTCAATTGTGAGTCCTAATTTACTGGGATTTGAAAGCAATTCACACAGACAAACTGGTTTAGTATTCACCAGATGTGATAGCTCGGGGCAGCAGCCAGGATCCGGCTCGGTCACGTTGCTACCTTGTTCGACGTAGGTGAGACAATCAGACGTGTTGAGTATATATGATAAGCAATCTGAAGATGGAGAAGGAGCCATGGGGGCCGAGGGTTGGGCATTTGTGCATGGTAGTAGCGGTATTGCGGCCAAGAACAGGGCGGTGATTACGAGTGGATAGCTGGTGGTTTTGGCCTTGTGCATGCTTGTTGTTGGCATCATTTTTAGACGACTTCGAAAAAGTGTGGAGGGAGAGCCGTGTTTTAGTTTGAGAAAAAGTTTGGGTTTTGTTAATGCTATGTTCTAGCAACTAGCAAGTAGCAGCCTCTTCTTGTAGCATAATAATAGAGTTTGCAAAGTCTTAACAGAGAAATTTCCTAAAGGGTATTTTGGGAATATATCTACTCCATCGGTCCATGTTATCTAGACTTCATTTTCCATTATGGATGTTCAAGATATAGTCGATCCAGTTCCTATATTAGCATTTTTTTCTCTTGGTTTTTGCTAATAAACCACCATTAACCATGTATATCATGATTTgcatatcatcaataaaagatTTATTATGACCGTGCAAACTAAGGTAAGGTAAACCGCATTGGGCTTGGACTAACGCAAGAGCATGCACTGGATCCCGGACTAATGCTAGAGCCTGCAAACTAGGTTAAGGGTATAAGCCACATGTAAAACACACTAGGCAAGTATGTACGGCAGGCTAGTCCAGAAGATGTTGCCAGAAGAACCGAACCTCCGACTTCTGACCAAGAGTTCACCTGCTTCATCAACTCGGATACTCATTTAAGAACATCAATAGAGAGTTtttgtatatattaataatgaGATGTAAGCTCCTTGtttaaaaaagtaatatttaGTGCCCAAAGTGCAAAATATAAGCTTGATGAAGAACAACAGACAAAATAAAATAGAGCAAGTAGTCTTACAtctcaaaaaaacaaaaaaacaaaatagagcaaGTTTTTTATGAAACAGTCTCAcgaatatatatttgtgagaaaaGTCGatctaatttatatataaagtGAAAActgaaaagtaatatttttaatgagtTGTGTCGAATTAGATATCTATCTTACAAAATTAGCTCGTACAACCGTGTCATTAGGGGCGGATCTACAATGTGACCCAGGGGGGTCGTGAAAATTTTTGGAAGCAGTAGAATGAATAtgcatttttttgtttattgtatatatatatatatagttaatgCATTCAATAACTTAGATATGTGGTCTAGTTGGTTAGGTAGTTGAAGTTTTGGAAAAGTGCAGGTTCGAATTTCCACACCtacttttcttttttatttttaggtttGGGCAACTTGAGATTCAGTCCCCCACTTTAAATATAAGTTTAGATTCAGTctttatttcagaaaatttattTCAACTCCCTGGTCCCACATTTATTTTCATTGATAAAAATCGGTAcaaaatgttaaatatatagTACAAacatatgatatttgagtattaaTAATTTCAGATCTGGTATAAAAAttaagattttgagtataacattgaaacaaattttttaataataaaagcTTACCATACATACATATTTATctacaaaatatttatattaacgCATTTGTTTATTATGAATCAGTACAAATATCAGTATTTTGAAaatcacaaaaattaaaaatttatgcgcactaattttaaaaatttgagtacaaaaatatttaatttacgtattgatttatatattt
Proteins encoded:
- the LOC140877294 gene encoding GDSL esterase/lipase At1g71250-like yields the protein MYWEKRHVSAMESRVSNRPVLSSTVTAMYLLGDSSVDCGENTPFYNILHQNLSMYPCNGSDSSLVPQFLANKMGLQSAKPFYGQNGTIYGLLGGVNFGSAQATILSPRSRSYQSLNQQLRQAFETIQLLQLHLGEEPAKHFVKSSLFYLSFGKDDFIRYFVDNSSGFRIKYNGTEFSRILVRQMTNAVRNLYASNVRKIICSGILPLGCAPHILVKRDDSNSSNGEVRGCLDEVNLMILEYNRKLEENIVAINAELPDAHIIFCDVYRAMMEFIDNPKPYGIEDVNTACCGLGKYGGVSGCISTDMACQRASTHIWWDLYNPTATINSLIADSAWSGHPLSAISRPVTVQELVSNGEKP
- the LOC140877295 gene encoding non-specific lipid transfer protein GPI-anchored 2-like, coding for MAPSPSSDCLSYILNTSDCLTYVEQGSNVTEPDPGCCPELSHLVNTKPVCLCELLSNPSKLGLTIDKYKALMLPSVCRVNTPPISACAAFGEPVSAPTPAKGPSPGNSAPGNQNNGGPKLHFLVGLAILLLKYFF
- the LOC140884877 gene encoding omega-hydroxypalmitate O-feruloyl transferase, yielding MDSWIQELHFPHLNIPITIDRMDSVSPAESNPNNNTLYLSNLDDMIGVRVFTPTVYFYRATGSKHHQESVTRVLKDSLSRVLVPYYPFSGRLRETENGKLEVFFGPDQGALLVQAHSEKALDDLGDLTVPNPAWIKLIYRFPDEEQYKVIDMPLLIAQVTKFTCGGFSLGLRICHCLCDGLGAMQFMKAWAETVKAGSLVVNPKPTWGRETFRPRDPPVVEFPHAEFKQLDDGSSLTRSLWEVKPAQKCYRIKHEYQAHLKRSAQLSGASDFSCSTFDAVAAHVWKSWVKALNVTPLDYQLRLTFSVNTRHKIKNPPLKDGFYGNALCVACATSTVARLANGSLNETARLVNSARLGISERYVRSTIDYVQVNRPKRLEFGGKLSITQWTRFCIYESGDFGWGRPVYAGPIDLTPTPQVCLFLPEEGESDQAGGAMVLCICLPEYACCRFKEYLLSLKPAGN